In one Vanessa tameamea isolate UH-Manoa-2023 chromosome 10, ilVanTame1 primary haplotype, whole genome shotgun sequence genomic region, the following are encoded:
- the LOC113403714 gene encoding prostaglandin reductase 1-like, which translates to MVKGRKYVVRKYFEGMPKREDFEIVEYELPSLQNGEILVKTEWVSIEPYQRAYNRKFPIPFKQFSFQVGMVQDSKDSQFPIGSRVISDEGWCDYSVIKTGDCDSKFGVQVSLLPDLKGLPPSFAFGAVGYLGATAYFGLLEICKPKFGETIVVTGAAGAVGSLVGQIAKLKGCRVIGFAGSDEKIEWLEKELGFDVALNYKKVDIRKELRQAAPNGVDCFFDNVGGEISSIIMNQMNEFGRICVCGSISVYNEDYTNLPKATMTQFDIVMKQLKVEGILVSRWKSRMNEAYTDIIQWIKSEDIKVREHVTEGFDNIYDAFVGMLTGENIGKSVVKI; encoded by the coding sequence atggtaaAAGGTCGAAAATATGTCGTGAGGAAATATTTTGAAGGCATGCCGAAGCGAGAAGATTTTGAAATTGTAGAGTACGAGCTTCCGTCGCTTCAAAATGGAGAAATACTCGTCAAAACAGAATGGGTGAGTATTGAACCCTACCAAAGAGCATACAATAGAAAGTTTCCAATTCCATTTAAACAATTTAGTTTTCAAGTCGGGATGGTTCAAGACTCCAAAGATTCTCAATTTCCGATAGGATCTAGAGTAATATCAGATGAAGGTTGGTGTGACTATAGTGTAATAAAAACAGGCGATTGTGATAGTAAATTTGGTGTTCAAGTTAGCCTTTTACCTGATTTAAAGGGACTCCCACCTTCATTTGCATTTGGGGCAGTAGGTTACCTGGGGGCCACAGCGTATTTCGGTCTTCTCGAAATATGTAAGCCCAAATTCGGTGAAACAATTGTTGTGACAGGGGCTGCGGGAGCCGTTGGATCGCTAGTGGGACAAATCGCAAAACTAAAGGGCTGCCGAGTTATTGGTTTTGCAGGTTCCGATGAAAAAATTGAATGGTTGGAGAAAGAGTTAGGATTTGACGTAGCATTGAATTACAAAAAGGTAGATATTCGCAAAGAACTTCGTCAAGCTGCACCAAATGGTGTGGACTGCTTCTTCGATAACGTTGGAGGAGAAATTAGTAGTATTATTATGAATCAAATGAATGAATTCGGAAGAATCTGTGTTTGTGGAAGCATAAGTGTATACAATGAAGATTATACAAATCTACCAAAAGCCACAATGACACAGTTTGATATAGTGATGAAGCAATTAAAAGTTGAAGGAATTTTAGTATCACGATGGAAAAGCCGAATGAATGAAGCTTATACTGATATTATTCAGTGGATTAAATCGGAAGACATTAAGGTCCGTGAACACGTAACAGAAGGGTTTGataatatttacgatgcttTTGTTGGAATGTTGACAGGGGAAAACATTGGTAAATCTgtggtaaaaatttaa
- the LOC113403704 gene encoding prostaglandin reductase 1-like, translated as MVKARKYVVKKHFEGVPKREDFEIVEYDLPPIQNGEVLVKTEWVGVDPYQRAYNRRYPVPYDQFGFQVGVVDDSKDPRYPVGTRIVSHNGWCDYSIINANVQPSNSLLHTVYKAPDLKGLSPSLAVGAVGMPGATAYFGLLELCQPKPGETVVVTGAAGAVGSLVGQIAKIKGCRVIGFAGSDDKVDWLVKDLGFDRAFNYKTADIRKVLKEAAPNGIDCYFDNVGGEISSIIMNQMNNFGRVSVCGSISSYNDDPTKLATAPIVQMDIVMKQLKIEGFLVPRWLGRWPEAFSELVKWIKSGDIKTKEHVTEGFDKIFDAFVGMLAGENTGKAVVKI; from the coding sequence ATGGTAAAGGCACGAAAATACGTTGTAAAGAAGCACTTCGAAGGTGTGCCAAAACGTGAAGATTTTGAAATAGTGGAGTACGATTTGCCCCCTATTCAGAATGGAGAAGTTCTTGTTAAAACAGAGTGGGTAGGAGTCGACCCGTACCAACGAGCCTATAATAGAAGATACCCAGTTCCTTATGATCAATTCGGTTTTCAAGTAGGAGTTGTCGACGACTCTAAGGATCCCCGCTATCCCGTTGGCACTAGAATAGTGTCACATAACGGATGGTGCGACTACAGCATCATTAACGCAAATGTCCAACCATCCAATTCTCTTCTTCATACAGTATACAAAGCACCAGACCTAAAAGGTCTTTCACCTTCCTTGGCAGTTGGAGCTGTGGGTATGCCCGGTGCCACAGCATATTTTGGTTTACTTGAATTGTGTCAACCTAAGCCAGGCGAGACTGTTGTAGTGACTGGAGCAGCTGGAGCAGTAGGATCGCTCGTAGGACAAATAGCGAAGATTAAAGGCTGTCGAGTTATTGGTTTTGCGGGTTCTGATGATAAAGTTGATTGGTTGGTTAAAGATTTAGGATTTGATAGGGCTTTCAATTATAAGACGGCAGACATCCGTAAAGTGCTAAAAGAAGCTGCACCGAACGGTATCGATTGCTACTTTGATAATGTTGGAGGTGAAATTAGCAGTATTATTATGAATCAAATGAATAATTTCGGTCGAGTATCGGTATGTGGAAGTATAAGTTCATACAATGATGATCCTACAAAATTGGCAACTGCTCCAATTGTTCAAATGGATATTGTAATGAAGCAATTAAAAATTGAAGGTTTTCTAGTACCACGCTGGTTGGGTCGTTGGCCTGAAGCGTTTTCTGAGCTCGTGAAATGGATTAAATCTGGAGATATAAAGACCAAGGAACATGTTACAGAAGGTTTTGACAAAATCTTTGACGCATTCGTTGGAATGTTGGCCGGAGAAAATACCGGTAAAGCAGTTGTGAAAATTTAG